One Streptomyces sp. NBC_00554 DNA segment encodes these proteins:
- a CDS encoding SpoIIE family protein phosphatase has product MTDVVSEDAAGRRTRTPRAELALKTLTTDLNPRERLRRVLEQALVFTGASVVAVYASDPNGGELSLAESAGVPRTLYGLRDSYPVTGGSPAADAHRSGRALWLGPEEVGRQADARRLPSQDFWLAALPLRDDGCLLAVSEHPDGFDPEDRDCLGLIAEAVVCPPPAPETGTDELPASSFSLAMDSGRVEVDEVMLELFGLSPADFDGKVETLLSLTVPEDLPSLMSVVEADHMSIGDRELEFRILQPSGEQKWLRLRGHLLPGGEGRPARLVGTVSDASKLRSGGNEVARVQRLAAALATAGTVRDVGRAVVAALRKPLQADRIAVAELEGDRLIVTVLDPPEPEAWPEMWRTEWRSDWPDAPVRAMPTLAAALSEGRAAIWPAGTDLEPALADVGPGGLAVLPLPAAGRIAGACLIGWDSPHDFGADERALLTAAAGLTGQALMRAHAFDAEHELIGMLQRTLLPRRLPKLPGAVAVARYLPTTSGLEVGGDWYDVIPLPDNHVALVIGDVQGHNASAATLMGQMRTALRAYAVEGHPPDVVVSHANRLLMDLETDLFATCCYVDVDMEEGSAWCVRAGHLPPVLRHPDGGTQIAWSEGGPPLGVLTQADFPMSPLRLPPGTIVALTTDGLVESAVVDIEDGLDRLAGELAASDPAHLGLVADRLLAGANRSDDVALLLMRYDGMALRPLRESWTVWRVPEAVRHARRFTRRTLRSWGVAGEADAALLVVSELVTNALVHTDGQVRLDLTLINNRFRIAVADNSPRTPIKPTSIGWEATGGRGILLVEAMSAAWGTVPVSGGKQVWSEILLD; this is encoded by the coding sequence ATGACGGACGTGGTCAGTGAGGACGCTGCGGGACGGAGAACGCGCACGCCGCGTGCCGAACTTGCCCTCAAGACGCTCACGACCGACCTGAACCCCCGTGAGCGGCTGCGCCGAGTCCTCGAACAGGCCCTCGTCTTCACCGGCGCGAGCGTCGTCGCGGTGTACGCGTCGGACCCGAACGGCGGCGAACTGAGCCTCGCCGAGTCGGCGGGCGTGCCGAGAACCCTCTACGGGCTGCGCGACAGCTACCCCGTCACCGGCGGATCCCCGGCGGCGGACGCGCACCGCTCCGGCAGGGCGCTCTGGCTCGGCCCCGAGGAAGTCGGCCGCCAGGCCGACGCCCGGCGACTGCCCTCCCAGGACTTCTGGCTGGCCGCCCTGCCCCTGCGCGACGACGGCTGTCTGCTCGCCGTCAGCGAGCACCCGGACGGCTTCGACCCCGAGGACCGGGACTGCCTGGGCCTGATCGCCGAGGCCGTCGTCTGTCCGCCGCCCGCCCCGGAGACGGGCACCGACGAGTTGCCCGCCAGCTCCTTCAGCCTCGCCATGGACAGCGGACGCGTCGAGGTCGACGAGGTGATGCTGGAGCTGTTCGGTCTGAGCCCGGCCGACTTCGACGGCAAGGTGGAGACACTGCTGTCACTGACGGTTCCGGAGGACCTGCCCTCACTGATGTCCGTGGTGGAGGCGGACCACATGTCCATCGGTGACCGCGAGCTGGAGTTCCGGATCCTCCAGCCGTCCGGCGAGCAGAAGTGGCTGCGGCTGCGCGGACACCTCCTGCCCGGCGGCGAGGGCCGCCCGGCACGGCTCGTGGGCACCGTCTCCGACGCCTCCAAGCTGCGCTCCGGCGGCAACGAGGTGGCCCGCGTCCAGCGGCTCGCCGCCGCCCTGGCCACCGCCGGCACCGTCCGCGACGTCGGCCGGGCTGTGGTCGCCGCCCTGCGCAAGCCCCTCCAGGCCGACCGGATCGCCGTAGCGGAACTCGAGGGGGACCGCCTCATCGTCACCGTCCTGGACCCGCCCGAGCCGGAGGCCTGGCCCGAGATGTGGCGGACCGAGTGGCGCTCGGACTGGCCCGACGCGCCCGTACGCGCCATGCCGACGCTCGCCGCGGCCCTGAGCGAGGGGCGCGCCGCGATCTGGCCCGCCGGGACGGACCTGGAACCCGCCCTCGCCGACGTGGGCCCCGGCGGCCTCGCCGTCCTGCCGCTGCCCGCCGCCGGACGCATCGCCGGCGCCTGCCTGATCGGCTGGGACAGCCCGCACGACTTCGGCGCCGACGAACGCGCCCTGCTGACCGCCGCCGCGGGCCTCACCGGCCAGGCCCTGATGCGCGCCCACGCCTTCGACGCCGAACACGAACTGATCGGCATGCTCCAGCGCACCCTGCTCCCGCGCCGCCTGCCCAAGCTGCCCGGCGCGGTCGCCGTCGCCCGCTATCTGCCCACCACCTCGGGCCTGGAGGTCGGCGGCGACTGGTACGACGTGATCCCGCTGCCCGACAACCACGTCGCCCTCGTCATCGGAGACGTCCAGGGCCACAACGCCTCGGCCGCGACCCTGATGGGCCAGATGCGGACGGCCCTGCGCGCGTACGCCGTCGAGGGACACCCCCCGGACGTCGTGGTCTCGCACGCCAACCGCCTCCTCATGGACCTGGAGACCGACCTCTTCGCGACCTGCTGCTATGTCGACGTGGACATGGAGGAGGGCTCCGCCTGGTGCGTGCGCGCCGGGCATCTTCCCCCGGTCCTGCGTCACCCGGACGGCGGAACGCAGATCGCCTGGTCCGAGGGGGGACCGCCGCTCGGCGTCCTCACCCAGGCCGACTTCCCCATGAGCCCGCTGCGCCTGCCGCCCGGCACGATCGTCGCCCTGACCACGGACGGTCTCGTCGAGTCCGCCGTGGTCGACATCGAAGACGGCCTGGACCGGCTCGCCGGAGAGCTGGCCGCCTCCGACCCGGCCCACCTCGGACTCGTGGCCGACCGACTCCTCGCGGGCGCCAACCGCAGCGACGACGTGGCCCTCCTCCTCATGCGCTACGACGGCATGGCGCTGCGCCCGCTCCGCGAGAGCTGGACGGTCTGGCGCGTCCCCGAGGCGGTGCGGCACGCCCGCCGCTTCACCCGGCGCACCCTGCGCTCCTGGGGCGTGGCGGGCGAGGCGGACGCCGCGCTCCTCGTCGTCTCCGAACTCGTCACCAACGCCCTCGTCCACACCGACGGACAGGTCAGGCTCGACCTCACTCTCATCAACAACCGCTTCAGAATCGCGGTCGCCGACAACTCACCCCGTACGCCGATCAAGCCCACCAGCATCGGCTGGGAGGCCACCGGCGGACGCGGCATCCTCCTCGTCGAGGCGATGTCGGCGGCTTGGGGGACGGTGCCGGTCAGCGGGGGGAAGCAGGTGTGGAGCGAAATCCTCCTGGACTAG